In one Mucilaginibacter sp. PAMB04168 genomic region, the following are encoded:
- a CDS encoding OmpH family outer membrane protein translates to MKKLLITLTFTLMGLASAMAQRFAYVDSDYILRHIPEYASSQKQLAALSDQWQREVDGRFQEIDRLYKAYQADQVLMTADMKKRREAEIVDKEKAAKDFQRSKFGPDGELSQRSSSLVKPIQERVSKAIQAVAEGENLDMVFDKNSEVMMLYANPRYNKSDAVVTRLGLKPGTFAK, encoded by the coding sequence ATGAAAAAGTTACTGATTACATTAACATTTACGTTGATGGGCTTGGCAAGCGCAATGGCACAGCGTTTTGCTTATGTTGATTCAGATTATATTTTGCGTCACATACCCGAATATGCCTCTTCACAAAAGCAGCTGGCAGCCCTGTCAGACCAATGGCAACGCGAAGTGGATGGCAGATTTCAGGAAATTGACCGCTTATATAAAGCCTATCAGGCCGATCAGGTGCTGATGACCGCTGATATGAAAAAACGCCGTGAGGCCGAAATAGTAGACAAAGAGAAAGCAGCAAAGGATTTTCAGCGTTCAAAGTTTGGTCCGGACGGAGAACTTTCACAACGCAGCAGCAGCTTGGTTAAACCTATTCAAGAAAGAGTGTCTAAAGCTATACAAGCAGTTGCCGAGGGCGAAAACCTAGATATGGTATTTGATAAGAACAGTGAAGTGATGATGCTGTATGCCAACCCGCGTTATAACAAGAGCGATGCGGTGGTTACGCGCCTGGGTTTAAAACCCGGCACCTTTGCAAAGTAA
- the murI gene encoding glutamate racemase, translating to MQSTRPIGIFDSGLGGLTVFKSIAEKLPGYDYIYFGDNSRAPYGNRSFNTIHQYTWECVQWLFGQGCPLIILACNTASAKALRTIQQRDMLNGYANKRVLGVIRPTAEVIGDYSQSGEIGVLGTKGTVQSGSYAIEINKFFPDVKVYQQACPLWVPLIENGEYNKPGAEYYIKLYLDQILAQSSSIDTLLLACTHYPLLQDRIKAYLPENIQVVAQGDIVANSLVDYLKRHSEMESNITQNGVKRFFTTTDDTQEFDQHASLFFSAPVKSEYVAI from the coding sequence ATGCAGTCAACCCGGCCCATAGGTATCTTCGATTCTGGTTTAGGAGGGCTAACCGTTTTTAAATCTATTGCAGAAAAGCTGCCCGGTTACGATTACATATATTTTGGCGACAATAGCCGTGCGCCGTATGGTAACCGCTCATTTAACACCATTCATCAATACACATGGGAGTGTGTACAATGGTTGTTTGGGCAAGGATGCCCGCTTATTATACTGGCTTGTAATACGGCCTCGGCTAAGGCATTACGCACTATTCAGCAGCGTGATATGTTAAACGGCTATGCTAATAAACGCGTACTTGGCGTAATAAGGCCTACGGCAGAAGTAATTGGGGACTATAGCCAAAGTGGCGAGATTGGCGTTTTGGGTACAAAGGGTACCGTACAGTCGGGGTCATACGCCATTGAGATTAACAAGTTTTTTCCGGATGTGAAGGTTTACCAGCAGGCTTGCCCTCTATGGGTTCCGCTCATTGAAAATGGAGAGTATAACAAACCTGGAGCCGAATACTACATCAAGCTATACCTCGATCAAATTTTGGCCCAGTCATCCAGCATTGATACTTTATTGCTAGCCTGTACGCATTATCCATTATTGCAGGATAGGATAAAGGCGTACTTGCCAGAAAACATTCAAGTGGTAGCCCAGGGTGATATTGTAGCTAACAGCCTGGTTGATTACCTGAAACGCCACTCCGAAATGGAAAGCAATATTACGCAAAACGGTGTCAAACGATTCTTTACAACCACCGATGATACCCAAGAGTTCGATCAGCACGCCTCACTTTTCTTTTCAGCTCCGGTTAAGTCGGAGTATGTGGCTATTTAG
- a CDS encoding GatB/YqeY domain-containing protein: protein MSLTTKIDQDIKQAMLAKQEARLRGLRAIKSALLLAKTEKGVAEEVTEETEIKVLQKLVKQRKESAEIYQAQNRPDLYQIEKEEMEVIEAYLPQQMSREEIETYLKDLISRVGATSVKDMGKVMGAANKELAGKADGKTISEVVKQLLA from the coding sequence ATGTCGCTAACTACAAAAATAGATCAGGATATTAAGCAGGCCATGCTGGCTAAGCAGGAAGCCAGGCTTCGCGGCCTGCGCGCCATAAAATCGGCTTTGCTGCTGGCTAAAACCGAAAAAGGCGTTGCGGAGGAAGTAACGGAAGAAACCGAAATTAAAGTACTGCAAAAACTGGTTAAACAGCGCAAAGAATCGGCTGAGATATACCAGGCCCAAAACCGACCGGATTTATACCAGATAGAGAAGGAGGAAATGGAGGTAATAGAGGCCTATCTACCGCAACAGATGAGTCGCGAAGAAATAGAAACTTATCTTAAGGATTTAATAAGCAGGGTAGGTGCTACTTCGGTAAAAGATATGGGTAAGGTAATGGGCGCAGCCAACAAAGAACTGGCCGGTAAAGCCGACGGTAAAACTATATCTGAAGTGGTAAAACAATTGCTGGCATAA
- a CDS encoding DUF6089 family protein — MRGLLTLVVLMMLGVCAKAQKWEIGVQAGAAGYQGDLNQRNPLQVSGLAAGILMRYNVNGYISIKASFTKAQIEGADSTSKYQQQRDRNLSFFTPMSELAVTGEFNFLKYLPGDGYNSFTPFIYAGIASTRYNPQATYQNETYELRPLRTEGQRAPYKNSTFAIPFGGGIKYNISGKLSLVADIGYRTAYTDRLDDVANLYTSPNAFRDPIALALSDRSGERNGGFNIGAPGTQRGDLRKHDTYMLYTIGISYIFLSQKCYYR; from the coding sequence ATGCGGGGCTTGCTTACTTTGGTGGTTTTGATGATGTTGGGTGTTTGTGCAAAGGCCCAAAAGTGGGAAATTGGTGTACAGGCTGGTGCTGCTGGTTACCAGGGCGATCTTAATCAGCGCAATCCCTTACAGGTAAGTGGTTTGGCTGCCGGTATACTAATGCGTTACAATGTTAACGGCTATATATCTATAAAAGCCAGCTTTACCAAAGCACAAATTGAGGGCGCCGACAGCACATCCAAGTACCAGCAACAGCGCGATCGCAACCTGAGCTTTTTTACACCAATGAGCGAACTGGCTGTAACCGGCGAGTTTAATTTTTTGAAGTATTTGCCTGGCGATGGTTATAACAGTTTCACGCCTTTTATTTACGCTGGCATAGCTTCTACGCGTTACAATCCGCAGGCTACTTATCAAAACGAAACATATGAACTGCGGCCGCTGCGTACCGAAGGGCAGCGGGCACCCTATAAAAACAGCACGTTTGCTATTCCTTTTGGCGGAGGAATAAAATATAATATTTCGGGCAAATTGAGTTTGGTAGCTGATATAGGGTATCGTACTGCATATACCGACCGGCTGGACGATGTAGCCAATCTGTATACCAGCCCCAACGCTTTTCGCGACCCGATTGCTCTGGCCCTTTCCGATCGCAGCGGCGAACGCAATGGTGGCTTTAACATAGGTGCCCCAGGCACTCAACGCGGCGACCTCCGTAAGCATGATACTTACATGCTATACACTATCGGCATCTCTTACATTTTTTTGAGCCAGAAGTGTTATTACAGGTAG
- a CDS encoding CBS domain-containing protein, with protein MLAIELAANTIPPVTTTDPIQRAIDRMVEFRVRHLPVVNEQTFIGLLAESDITDPDHTLPVSSIPHLHVNNFVFEDQHVYDVIRLFYEHHLTMVPVLGPTKSYSGVIDLNVMNSYFAEITAAVQPGGIIVLEISNKNNSMSQMAQIVESDNAQILSSYVRTFPESTKLEITLKLNKLDISSINAAFLRYGYDVKATFNHNDDDDDSLNRYESFMNYLNM; from the coding sequence ATGCTTGCAATCGAGTTAGCTGCCAACACTATACCACCGGTTACTACTACTGATCCCATACAACGGGCTATTGACCGTATGGTAGAATTTCGTGTAAGGCACCTGCCGGTTGTAAATGAGCAAACGTTTATCGGCCTGCTGGCCGAAAGCGATATTACCGACCCAGACCATACGCTGCCGGTAAGTTCCATACCGCATTTGCACGTTAATAATTTTGTGTTCGAAGATCAGCATGTTTACGACGTAATCAGGCTGTTTTACGAGCATCATTTAACCATGGTGCCGGTGCTGGGGCCAACCAAAAGTTACTCAGGCGTTATTGACCTTAACGTAATGAATAGCTACTTTGCCGAAATAACAGCCGCAGTACAGCCAGGCGGCATCATTGTGCTTGAGATAAGCAATAAAAACAATTCCATGTCGCAAATGGCCCAAATCGTCGAATCAGACAATGCCCAGATTCTGAGTTCGTACGTGCGCACTTTTCCGGAATCCACTAAACTTGAAATAACGCTTAAATTGAATAAACTGGATATTTCTTCTATCAACGCCGCCTTTTTACGTTACGGCTATGATGTAAAAGCAACCTTTAATCATAACGATGACGATGATGATTCTTTGAACAGGTACGAATCTTTTATGAACTACCTGAACATGTAA
- a CDS encoding alpha/beta hydrolase: MKFVLKEEKGFIYIDEGQGEVLLLLHGLMGALSNWEEVIEEFKNEYRVIIPILPIYDLPLLTTGVKTLSKYVHRFIKQMELDNITLIGNSLGGHVGLIYTLAHPERLKTLVLTGSSGLYENAFGGTFPRRENYEFVKEKVAYTFYDSAVATKDLVDEVFITINDRSKVVRILAMAKSAIRHNMAKDLAKIKLPVGLIWGKNDKITPPEVAVEFNQLLPDSELYWIDQCGHAPMMERPQEFNKALREYLEHVKQKV, from the coding sequence ATGAAATTTGTGCTTAAAGAAGAAAAAGGATTTATATACATCGATGAAGGCCAGGGCGAGGTATTATTGCTGCTGCACGGCCTTATGGGTGCCTTAAGCAACTGGGAGGAAGTGATTGAAGAGTTTAAGAATGAGTACAGGGTAATTATCCCTATACTGCCTATATACGATTTGCCGTTATTAACTACAGGTGTTAAAACGCTGAGCAAGTATGTGCACCGTTTTATAAAGCAAATGGAGCTCGACAACATTACCCTTATAGGTAACTCTCTTGGTGGCCATGTGGGTCTGATCTACACTCTTGCTCATCCCGAAAGGCTCAAGACACTTGTATTAACAGGAAGCTCGGGCTTATATGAAAATGCCTTTGGGGGCACGTTTCCACGCCGCGAGAACTATGAATTTGTAAAAGAAAAAGTTGCCTATACTTTTTATGATTCGGCTGTAGCAACCAAAGATCTGGTTGATGAGGTTTTTATCACCATTAACGATAGATCGAAGGTTGTGCGTATATTGGCTATGGCAAAATCAGCCATCAGGCACAATATGGCGAAGGATTTGGCTAAAATAAAGTTGCCGGTTGGGCTAATTTGGGGTAAAAATGACAAAATTACACCACCCGAGGTAGCCGTAGAGTTCAACCAGTTGCTGCCCGATTCGGAACTTTACTGGATTGACCAATGTGGCCATGCACCTATGATGGAACGACCGCAGGAGTTTAACAAAGCACTGCGTGAGTATTTAGAACATGTAAAACAAAAAGTTTAA
- a CDS encoding OmpH family outer membrane protein, whose translation MKKLFKVALVAGFMLLTAGFAKAQTKIGYIDFNQLIESMPDLKPIQAQLQTYQKTFVDQLSTMQNEFQTKGAAYEKNRATMTDAARTASETELQDINKRIQDYNNTAQQQVQAKSAELFKPISDKAKAAINAVAKEKGYTYVIDSGTTGLIVSPAGDDLMASVKLKLGVK comes from the coding sequence ATGAAAAAGTTATTTAAAGTTGCTTTAGTAGCAGGATTTATGTTATTGACGGCGGGTTTTGCTAAAGCACAAACTAAAATTGGCTACATTGATTTTAACCAGTTAATTGAATCAATGCCTGACTTAAAGCCGATACAAGCTCAATTACAGACCTACCAAAAAACATTTGTAGATCAACTGAGCACTATGCAAAACGAGTTTCAAACTAAAGGCGCTGCATATGAAAAAAACCGCGCAACCATGACGGATGCTGCACGTACAGCTTCAGAAACTGAGTTACAAGACATCAACAAACGTATACAGGATTACAACAACACTGCTCAGCAACAAGTGCAAGCTAAAAGCGCTGAGTTATTCAAACCAATCAGCGATAAAGCTAAAGCAGCTATCAATGCAGTAGCTAAAGAAAAAGGTTATACTTATGTTATCGATTCAGGTACAACCGGCCTAATCGTATCGCCTGCTGGTGACGACCTGATGGCCTCAGTAAAATTGAAATTAGGTGTTAAATAA
- the bamA gene encoding outer membrane protein assembly factor BamA: MNKIFFAILFSLMSAAAFAQIGGSRLSKSSIPADSLSYLNPKDYIIGKITVAGTKYLDKDVLIQIAKINKGDRINLPGEASANVLKNMWSQGLFDDVQLNITRINLDTVDLELFVTERPRLSRLRLNGIRKGEIEDVQKKLNDKTGKIVNENLLSTTTAIIKKHFNEKGYLNTTVDIKQLRDPADSNSVILNVAIDKKQKVKINDVIFEGNKEFSTAKLRKYLPKTRKRRFYNLFGSKKFKQDQYEEDKQALIAKMQAKGFRDAEIVSDSVWKHNESTVNVKLKVYEGRKYYFGNITFNGNARYSSTVLNKILRIGKGDVFSEEELGKRLNGGGPDGQDINSLYLDDGYLTFNSEAVQTRIYNDTIDLNIRIYEGAQYTINRVIIKGNDVTNDKVVRRELATKPGQKFSKSLIVRSTRQITQLGNFDEQKIEPKPTNINPQDGTVDIIYNVVEKPSDQIELSGGFGGGQLVGTLGLTFNNFSVRNLFNGKAYKPLPKGDGQKLSLRGQANGKNYQNFSFTFSEPWLGGKKPIYFSLSAYTQLSSTGQFYAKDNPLYNYLRINGIGVTLGKRLNWPDNYFQLNYSLNFDHYKLDNFTGYLFSNGTSFNIKLTQEFSRNSVDAPIYPTSGSNIRFTLQVTPPYSLFNNTNYRIATPEERYKFVEYHKWKFDAQWFTRISGKLVLMSQTRFGFLGSYNKQVGQSPFERFKLGGDGMATYQFLQGSEIIGLRGYQNFSLVPVGSKYTADNNPGSPIYNKFTMELRYPVIASQSATIFLLTFAEGGNTWNNFRDYNPFNIRRSVGVGARIFLPIFGLLGLDYGYGFDKIPGIRDANKGQFHFSIAQSLNGGFN; encoded by the coding sequence ATGAATAAAATTTTCTTTGCTATTCTTTTTTCATTGATGAGCGCTGCTGCTTTTGCCCAAATAGGGGGAAGCCGATTGAGCAAATCTTCTATTCCTGCCGATAGCTTAAGTTATCTGAACCCTAAGGATTATATAATAGGTAAAATAACCGTTGCCGGTACCAAATACCTCGACAAGGATGTATTGATACAAATTGCCAAAATTAATAAAGGCGACCGTATCAATTTGCCTGGCGAGGCTTCGGCCAATGTTTTAAAAAACATGTGGTCGCAGGGGTTATTTGATGATGTGCAGTTAAACATCACACGTATCAACCTGGACACCGTTGATCTTGAATTATTTGTTACTGAACGCCCGCGTTTATCACGGTTGCGCTTAAACGGTATTCGTAAGGGTGAAATTGAAGACGTTCAAAAAAAGTTGAATGACAAAACCGGAAAAATAGTAAATGAAAACTTGTTGAGCACTACAACAGCCATCATTAAAAAACACTTCAACGAGAAAGGATACTTAAACACAACCGTTGACATAAAGCAGCTGCGCGATCCGGCCGACTCTAATAGCGTTATCCTGAATGTAGCTATCGATAAGAAACAGAAGGTTAAAATTAACGATGTAATATTTGAGGGTAATAAAGAGTTTAGCACGGCCAAGCTGCGCAAATATTTACCAAAGACACGTAAGCGCAGGTTTTACAACCTGTTTGGTTCCAAGAAATTTAAGCAAGATCAGTACGAAGAGGATAAGCAGGCGTTAATTGCGAAAATGCAGGCCAAAGGTTTCCGCGATGCCGAAATCGTTAGCGATTCTGTTTGGAAACATAATGAGAGTACAGTGAATGTAAAGCTTAAAGTGTATGAGGGACGCAAGTATTACTTTGGCAATATCACCTTTAACGGTAATGCACGTTATTCATCAACTGTGCTTAATAAGATACTGCGCATTGGAAAAGGAGATGTATTTAGCGAAGAAGAGTTGGGCAAACGCTTAAATGGCGGTGGTCCTGATGGGCAGGATATCAATTCCCTTTATCTTGATGATGGATACCTGACCTTTAATTCAGAAGCTGTACAAACACGTATTTATAACGATACGATTGATTTGAATATCCGTATTTACGAAGGTGCACAGTACACTATCAACCGGGTAATTATTAAAGGTAACGATGTAACCAACGACAAGGTAGTGCGCCGGGAATTAGCAACCAAGCCAGGCCAAAAGTTCTCAAAATCACTTATTGTACGCAGTACCCGTCAAATTACTCAATTAGGTAATTTTGATGAGCAGAAGATAGAGCCTAAGCCTACTAACATTAACCCACAGGATGGCACGGTTGATATTATCTACAACGTGGTCGAAAAGCCGTCAGATCAAATCGAGCTTTCGGGCGGTTTTGGTGGCGGGCAACTGGTGGGTACACTGGGCTTAACGTTCAATAACTTCTCGGTTAGAAACCTCTTCAACGGTAAAGCTTATAAACCACTGCCTAAAGGTGATGGTCAGAAATTAAGTTTACGTGGTCAGGCTAATGGTAAAAACTACCAGAACTTTTCGTTTACGTTCTCTGAGCCATGGTTAGGTGGTAAAAAGCCAATTTACTTCAGCTTATCGGCCTACACGCAGTTAAGCTCTACTGGTCAGTTCTATGCAAAAGACAACCCGCTTTACAATTACCTGCGTATAAACGGTATTGGTGTAACATTGGGTAAACGTTTAAACTGGCCGGATAACTATTTCCAGTTAAATTACTCGCTTAACTTTGACCATTATAAACTGGATAACTTTACCGGTTACCTGTTCTCTAACGGTACTTCGTTCAACATTAAGTTAACGCAGGAGTTTAGCCGTAACTCAGTTGATGCGCCTATTTATCCAACCAGTGGTTCAAACATACGCTTCACACTACAGGTAACGCCGCCATACTCACTATTCAACAATACAAACTATCGTATTGCTACTCCTGAAGAACGTTACAAGTTTGTGGAGTACCATAAGTGGAAATTTGACGCGCAGTGGTTTACCCGCATTAGTGGCAAGTTGGTTTTGATGTCGCAAACCCGTTTCGGTTTCCTGGGCAGCTACAACAAACAGGTTGGCCAGTCGCCGTTTGAGCGGTTTAAATTAGGTGGTGATGGTATGGCTACTTACCAGTTCCTGCAGGGTAGTGAGATCATAGGCTTACGTGGTTATCAGAACTTCTCGCTGGTACCTGTGGGTAGTAAGTATACTGCCGATAATAACCCGGGTAGCCCTATTTATAACAAATTTACCATGGAGCTACGTTACCCTGTTATTGCAAGTCAGTCGGCAACAATTTTCTTGCTTACATTTGCTGAGGGTGGTAATACCTGGAACAATTTTAGAGATTACAATCCGTTTAATATCCGACGTTCAGTAGGAGTGGGCGCTCGTATATTCTTGCCAATATTTGGTTTACTCGGCTTGGATTACGGTTACGGTTTCGACAAGATTCCAGGAATACGCGATGCTAATAAAGGGCAGTTCCACTTCTCTATCGCACAAAGCTTAAATGGTGGATTTAATTAA
- a CDS encoding SDR family NAD(P)-dependent oxidoreductase: protein MAKIALITGATAGIGEACAHLFAREGYDLILTGRRQDRLDQLAQYLNTTYNVRIATAAFDIRSQEQVLHHLETLPAELKRVDVLINNAGLSQGLDPINKGTFADWDTMVDTNIKGLLYVSKTVANWMIDNGRGHIINLGSIAGKDVYPNGNVYCATKSAVDALTKGMRMDLLQYGIKVTAIHPGAVETEFSEVRFKGDKDRAKKVYEGFTPLTAHDVADTIWWVASRPAHVNINDLVLMPTAQATGTMINRK from the coding sequence ATGGCTAAAATTGCTTTAATAACAGGAGCCACCGCCGGAATAGGCGAGGCCTGTGCACACTTATTTGCCCGCGAAGGGTACGACTTGATACTGACAGGCCGCCGGCAAGACCGGCTCGATCAATTGGCCCAATATCTCAACACTACCTACAACGTGCGTATAGCTACCGCAGCTTTTGATATCCGTTCGCAGGAGCAGGTTCTCCATCATCTGGAAACTTTGCCGGCCGAACTAAAACGGGTGGATGTACTTATCAACAACGCCGGCCTAAGCCAGGGGCTGGATCCCATAAACAAAGGAACCTTTGCCGATTGGGATACCATGGTAGATACTAACATAAAAGGGTTATTGTACGTAAGTAAAACCGTGGCCAATTGGATGATTGATAACGGACGCGGCCATATTATTAACCTCGGCTCCATTGCGGGTAAAGATGTATACCCTAATGGTAACGTTTACTGTGCTACCAAGTCGGCGGTTGATGCTTTGACTAAGGGGATGCGTATGGATCTGTTGCAGTACGGTATTAAAGTAACAGCCATTCATCCGGGAGCGGTAGAAACCGAATTTTCGGAAGTTCGGTTTAAAGGTGATAAAGATAGAGCTAAAAAGGTTTATGAAGGCTTTACGCCACTAACTGCGCATGATGTAGCCGACACTATATGGTGGGTGGCCTCCAGGCCGGCACACGTTAATATCAACGACCTTGTGCTTATGCCAACGGCACAAGCCACCGGAACAATGATAAACCGAAAGTGA
- a CDS encoding NAD kinase: MRIAVYGRQFNDTVLPFIQQVFDVLAQHKVEVYLYQQLHAALQGKINNLTCVILESEQPLNGVVDVVITLGGDGTLLDMVTQIRDSGIPVIGINFGRLGFLASVNKNDIAAAIYAVVNREFTLDSRELICLCSDAEIFGKHNFALNDITIHKRDDSAMITMHAYLDGEFLNTYWGDGIIISTATGSTAYSLSCGGPIIYPQSDTIVVTPVSPHNLNVRPIVLPDTCSLTFEVETRSANYLISCDSRTAVIDSSMKFDIRKAGFSVNLIRLNNESYLATLRNKLLWGLDARNY, translated from the coding sequence ATGAGGATAGCAGTTTACGGCAGGCAGTTTAACGATACGGTGCTTCCGTTTATTCAGCAAGTATTCGATGTACTCGCTCAACACAAGGTAGAAGTATACCTGTACCAACAGCTCCATGCAGCTCTACAGGGCAAAATCAACAACCTTACATGTGTAATATTAGAGAGCGAGCAGCCACTGAACGGGGTTGTTGATGTGGTTATTACTTTGGGCGGCGATGGTACCCTGCTTGATATGGTGACGCAGATACGTGATAGCGGTATTCCGGTTATTGGTATAAATTTTGGCAGGCTGGGCTTTTTAGCCAGTGTAAACAAAAATGATATTGCTGCTGCTATATATGCAGTGGTAAACCGCGAGTTTACGCTCGATTCACGTGAGTTGATCTGCTTATGCTCAGATGCAGAGATTTTTGGCAAGCATAATTTTGCGCTGAATGATATTACTATCCATAAGCGCGATGACTCGGCCATGATTACCATGCACGCTTACCTGGACGGTGAGTTTTTAAACACCTACTGGGGCGATGGCATTATAATATCAACAGCAACCGGTTCCACGGCATACTCACTGAGCTGCGGCGGACCGATCATCTACCCCCAATCAGATACCATTGTAGTAACGCCGGTATCGCCACATAATTTAAATGTTAGACCTATAGTACTGCCCGATACCTGCTCGCTTACATTTGAGGTAGAAACCCGGAGCGCTAATTACCTTATATCTTGCGATTCGCGAACGGCTGTGATTGATAGTAGTATGAAATTTGATATCCGTAAAGCCGGTTTTAGTGTAAACCTCATCAGGCTCAATAACGAGAGTTACCTGGCCACGCTAAGAAATAAATTATTGTGGGGATTAGATGCCCGCAATTATTAA
- a CDS encoding biopolymer transporter ExbD gives MAELNASPEKNGDKKVRKTNNLRVDLTAMVDLAFLLVTFFMLTTTLTKPRAMDLAMPVDGPSDPVPQSRTVTLCLGKDNKVLLYQGMPEKATPSVLDFSKNGLRKALLDVKERIYAATGKDVVVLVKPSNHSVYGNLVNTLDELNISQNSRYAIVDISAQDIDMLKKQSIY, from the coding sequence ATGGCCGAGCTAAATGCATCACCCGAAAAAAATGGTGACAAAAAAGTGCGCAAAACCAACAATCTGCGTGTAGACCTCACTGCTATGGTTGATCTGGCTTTTCTGCTGGTTACCTTCTTTATGCTCACCACTACTTTAACCAAGCCCAGGGCCATGGATTTAGCCATGCCGGTTGACGGGCCAAGTGACCCTGTACCACAGAGCCGTACAGTTACCCTGTGTTTAGGCAAGGATAATAAAGTGCTACTGTACCAGGGTATGCCCGAAAAAGCAACGCCATCTGTTTTAGATTTTAGCAAAAACGGCTTGCGTAAGGCATTGCTTGACGTCAAAGAACGTATTTATGCTGCAACAGGCAAAGATGTGGTAGTGTTGGTTAAGCCCAGTAATCATTCTGTTTATGGCAATCTCGTAAATACGCTCGACGAACTGAACATTAGCCAAAACTCCAGATATGCTATTGTTGATATATCGGCACAAGATATCGATATGCTTAAAAAGCAATCTATTTATTAA
- a CDS encoding isoprenyl transferase: MGYKEQIDLSRLPEHVAIIMDGNGRWAKGKGKLRVFGHHNGVVSVRDVVEGAGELGVKYLTLYTFSAENWNRPSFEVTAIMELLIATINKEIKKLMSNNVKLNAIGDLEMLPGKCHRELKSAIEKTSGNTGLVLTLALSYSSRRELTQAAQNIAQQVQAGTLKPEDVTEEVFAKNLYTHNLPDPELLIRTSGEYRISNYLLWQIAYAELYFTDKLWPDFRREDLYEAILDYQKRERRFGKTSEQVN, translated from the coding sequence ATGGGGTATAAAGAACAGATCGACTTATCACGGCTCCCTGAGCATGTAGCTATCATTATGGATGGTAACGGCCGTTGGGCTAAGGGCAAAGGCAAATTGCGCGTGTTTGGTCATCATAATGGCGTAGTGTCTGTACGTGATGTAGTAGAAGGCGCCGGCGAGCTGGGGGTTAAATACCTTACATTATACACCTTCTCGGCCGAAAACTGGAACCGTCCAAGCTTTGAGGTAACTGCCATCATGGAGCTGTTGATAGCAACCATTAATAAAGAGATTAAAAAGCTAATGAGCAATAACGTAAAGTTAAACGCCATTGGTGATTTGGAAATGCTGCCAGGCAAATGCCACCGCGAGTTGAAAAGTGCTATCGAGAAAACATCGGGCAATACAGGCTTGGTACTTACCCTGGCTTTAAGCTATAGCTCACGCAGGGAACTTACACAAGCTGCTCAGAACATAGCACAGCAAGTGCAAGCGGGTACATTAAAGCCAGAAGATGTTACCGAAGAAGTATTTGCAAAAAATTTGTATACCCACAACTTGCCCGATCCTGAACTGCTGATTAGAACAAGCGGCGAATACCGTATTAGTAATTACCTGCTATGGCAAATAGCCTATGCCGAGTTGTATTTTACCGATAAACTATGGCCCGACTTCAGGCGCGAAGACCTTTATGAGGCCATTTTGGATTATCAGAAACGCGAACGCCGCTTTGGAAAGACCAGTGAGCAGGTGAACTAA